The genomic segment ATACAGCGGCACTGGTACCGGGTAGGGGTTTAGAGCCCATTCAGCGGCACTGGTACTGGGCGTGGGTATAGAGCCCATTCAGCGGCACTGGTACCGGGCGTGGGTATAGAGCCCATTCAGCGGCACTGGTACCAGGCGTGGGTATAGAGCCCATACAGCGGCACTGGTACCGGGTAGGGGTTTAGAGCCCATTCAGTGGCACTGGTACTGGCGTGGGTATAGAGCCCATTGCCAGGGCACTGGTACCCGGGTATGAGCGCGCACTGGTACCGCGTGGTATAGAGCCCCATACGCGGCACTGGACTGGGCGCTGGTATAGAAGCCATTCAGGGGTACATAGAGCCCATTCAGCGGCACTGGTACCGGGCGTGGGTATAGAGCCCATTCAGCGGCACTGGTACCAGGCGTGGGTATAGAGCCCATACAGCGGCACTGGTACTGGGCGCGGGTTTAGAGTCCATACAGCGGCACTGGTACCGGGCATGGGTTTAGTGTTGGCATGGCGCCGGCCCAGTAGCACCTAGCAAATACAGGTTCTGCTTGATGCTCATTGGCTAACaggatttccttttctttgtaactGTTGGTGATGCTGAAGAGAGAAGCAATGAATGGAGTCCTGCCAGAGTTCTTCCGAGATCCGAGAGGTCCAGTGTTGGGGAAGGCATGGAACCGCGCAGAGAGCGGACGCAGAGGCGCAAGGGGATTGCCCGACAGATCAAGCCGGGGTTGGCACTGCACAATTCAGACAAGGAAACGGAACCCAAAGATTCTGATGCCCCTCCCACTGCCGAGCACTTCCCAGAGTCCGGCCTATCAAACATGAGACTGCCCTTCCCTGATGCCCAGCAGGGGGCGGAGGAGGCGTGCCCGTACACAGCTTTCCCTGACGATGCCGCTCCAATCAGCTTCCAGCAGCGGGGGCAGACGTTCATAATCTGCTGTGTGTGCGGCAAAACCTTCTGTAACAAGTCCAGCTTCCAGGTGCATATGCGGACACACACGGGCGAGCGGCCTTACAAATGCAGCGACTGCGACAAGAGCTTTATCCGCAGCTCCCACCTCAAGATCCACCTGCGGACACACACGGGCGAGCGGCCTTACAAATGCAGCGAGTGCGACAAGAGCTTCCGGGACAACTCCAGCTTTGCCCGCCACCAGCGCATCCACACGGGCGAGAAGCCCTACCAGTGCCCCACGTGCGCCAAGTACTTCCGTAAGAAGTCCAACCTGAAGGACCACCAGCGCACACACACGGGGGAACGGCCCTACAAGTGCAAACACTGCGAAAAGAGCTTCCACCAAAAGTCCAACCTGAGGGTTCATGAGAGGAACCACCATGGAGAGGACTGCTGAGACTGCTGGGGGTGCCCCCTGGCCTGACCCATCTTCTTAGCACCGGGCACTGGGCCACGTAGGCTCCTGGTGACAGCACCGAGCTCTGATTGGCTGGAGTTTCATATGTGCAGACACAGGGCCACATAGTACAGTGGTTGCCATTCACAGGTAAAACTGCCCCTAGAATAGAGGGGGACACCATTCCCTCTGTGTGTCTAATAGGTCATTGTGCCATGGTTCCTTCTTCCTGGGCTGGACCGGGCTACTATAGGCAATTCTCTGGCCCAAAAAGCCTAAGTACAGATCTACCCCCTGAGAGAGTATGCCTTGTACAAACCCCTTGCAGATCCTGCCTAGGTCAGAACTGAACTGAGGATCCCAAAGGTATCGGAGCTAGCCATGTAAGCCCAAGGTCCAATACCATACAACAAAACCAGCAAaggtagggattcccctgtactaagcacaattcagcaggaacagccccctaagtttgcccatagcctgtacagagagataccataaaactatggcacatagggattcccctgtactaagcacaattcagcaggaacagccccctaagtttgctcatagcctgtacagagagataccataaaactatggcacatagggattcccctgtactaagcacaattcagcaggaacagccccctaagtttgctcaaagAGATAGCAGATATCATAAAAGCATGGATATATCGCTCATAGCCAATCACATTCAGCAAGAGAATTTGCAGGGGCTCATGAAGACCTGTTCCTGGTATGGGGAACACTTGCATGAATATTCTGTCAGAGTAACAATAGTACAGCATTACGTGGGTTAAACTGGGAACACTGCAGAGTTTCCTTCTAACAGCGGAGAAGGGAATTAAAGACATTTGTTTGTAGCAGTTCTGGCATCtaaaataaatttgtattttatgtttattggTTCTATTATAAACCCTCAGATTTACCCAGTTTGTGTACACTTACCTTCCGCCTGCTTTTATACAGGGCTATGGCCCCTCTTATTGCCTTTCTTCCCCTCTGACTTCATTTTCATATCCAATCATCATCCTGTCTCTGGTACCCCCGGCCCCCCCTTACTCTTTCCAACATTCCACAGGCTTCCCTCCGGCATTGGTGCTTTTACCTcagtttccctagtactgtacgaccctcggcccatcactgcttctgtttccctagtactgtacgaccctcggcccctcactgcttctgtttccctagtactgtacgaccctcggcccatcactgcttctgtttccctagtactgtacgaccctcggcccatcactgcttctgtttccctattACTGTACGACCCTcgcccatcactgcttctgtttcctaGTACTGTAGCGACCCTcgcccatcactgcttctgtttccctagtactgtacgaccctcggcccatcactgcttctgtttccctagtactgtacgaccctcggcccatc from the Xenopus tropicalis strain Nigerian chromosome 5, UCB_Xtro_10.0, whole genome shotgun sequence genome contains:
- the LOC101733761 gene encoding zinc finger protein 182, encoding MNSSHRESVSFTDVAATFSEGEWNILSDWQRELYGTVMRQIHSVLMDLGYHIHNSEILFRITKNEEPGRYHRYVAARSKEGHAPDILLRINYIGERAVSSDTDDSNEGSEMGQNAAERQSDCLLRVKQEEEEQYCPNPYDSQLDSQAETPPISQEEEEGKPFPSPERSNEWSPARVLPRSERSSVGEGMEPRRERTQRRKGIARQIKPGLALHNSDKETEPKDSDAPPTAEHFPESGLSNMRLPFPDAQQGAEEACPYTAFPDDAAPISFQQRGQTFIICCVCGKTFCNKSSFQVHMRTHTGERPYKCSDCDKSFIRSSHLKIHLRTHTGERPYKCSECDKSFRDNSSFARHQRIHTGEKPYQCPTCAKYFRKKSNLKDHQRTHTGERPYKCKHCEKSFHQKSNLRVHERNHHGEDC